The following proteins are encoded in a genomic region of Arachis ipaensis cultivar K30076 chromosome B02, Araip1.1, whole genome shotgun sequence:
- the LOC107626617 gene encoding VAN3-binding protein-like isoform X1: MSNAGDLHWKQVSFNMNSNLQVIAKMKSKHMAGTFTKKKKCIVTGVYSDVQAWPGREKEDLIEKRAYFGIKTAERIIEFECESKRDKQFWLDGIQYMLNCRAKAA; the protein is encoded by the exons ATGTCAAATGCAGGAGATCTTCACTGGAAGCAAGTATCTTTCAATATGAATTCAAATTTACAG GTTATAGCAAAAATGAAGAGCAAGCACATGGCAGGAACATTCACCAAAAAGAAGAAAT GTATAGTCACCGGAGTCTACAGTGATGTCCAAGCTTGGCcgggaagagagaaagaagacttAATAGAAAAGAGGGCATATTTCGGAATTAAAACTGCAGAAAGGATAATAGAGTTTGAATGTGAGAGTAAAAGAGACAAACAGTTCTGGCTTGATGGGATTCAGTATATGTTGAATTGCCGTGCCAAAGCGGCATaa
- the LOC107626617 gene encoding VAN3-binding protein-like isoform X2: protein MNSNLQVIAKMKSKHMAGTFTKKKKCIVTGVYSDVQAWPGREKEDLIEKRAYFGIKTAERIIEFECESKRDKQFWLDGIQYMLNCRAKAA from the exons ATGAATTCAAATTTACAG GTTATAGCAAAAATGAAGAGCAAGCACATGGCAGGAACATTCACCAAAAAGAAGAAAT GTATAGTCACCGGAGTCTACAGTGATGTCCAAGCTTGGCcgggaagagagaaagaagacttAATAGAAAAGAGGGCATATTTCGGAATTAAAACTGCAGAAAGGATAATAGAGTTTGAATGTGAGAGTAAAAGAGACAAACAGTTCTGGCTTGATGGGATTCAGTATATGTTGAATTGCCGTGCCAAAGCGGCATaa